In Acidovorax sp. 106, the following proteins share a genomic window:
- a CDS encoding DUF1501 domain-containing protein — protein MHLIQPELHTRRAFLRRSTQLGLAGTALPFALNLAAMGEAAAFTANDYKALVCVFLYGGNDYANTLVTYDDDSYNRYATIRGGSGQAGGGIAIPKADLTATLLNPTVPLAAGRQYAMHPAMTGMANLFNTGKAAVQLNVGPLIVPLTRTQYNSSNRALYPIPPKLFSHNDQQSVWQSSSPEGSTVGWGGNLGDLALSSNANSLFTCISVTGNAVFLSGDSALSYQVSTGGAIAINGVKSNVYGSTAVRSALTSLIQQTSPQVLENEYNRVTTRAVTAESQITSGLAGVTLATAFPTNNSLADQLKMVARLIGARSTLGSKRQVFMVSLGGFDLHDNLISQQPTLMKRVSEAMTAFYDATVELGVADKVTAFTASDFGRTLNSNGDGSDHGWGSHHFMVGGAVKGKALYGKAPPVSNTNSTTDAADQWHVGQGRLLPSTSVDQYAGTLAKWFGVANTELAGVLPNLSHFGGADYPTDLGFMAA, from the coding sequence ATGCACCTGATCCAACCCGAACTCCATACACGCCGGGCGTTTTTGCGCCGCTCCACCCAGTTGGGGCTGGCAGGCACTGCCCTGCCCTTTGCTCTGAACCTAGCCGCCATGGGCGAGGCGGCCGCCTTTACCGCCAACGACTACAAGGCCCTGGTGTGCGTGTTCCTGTACGGCGGTAACGACTACGCCAACACCCTGGTCACCTACGACGACGACAGCTACAACAGATACGCCACCATCCGTGGCGGCAGCGGCCAGGCCGGGGGCGGCATTGCCATTCCCAAGGCAGACCTTACCGCCACTTTGCTCAACCCCACCGTGCCCCTGGCCGCTGGCCGCCAATACGCCATGCACCCCGCCATGACGGGCATGGCCAACCTGTTCAACACAGGCAAAGCTGCCGTGCAGCTCAACGTGGGCCCGCTCATCGTGCCGCTCACCCGCACGCAATACAACAGCAGCAACCGCGCGCTCTATCCCATCCCGCCCAAGCTGTTCTCGCACAACGACCAGCAGTCGGTGTGGCAATCCTCATCGCCCGAAGGCTCCACCGTGGGCTGGGGAGGCAACCTGGGAGATCTGGCCCTGTCGTCCAACGCCAACTCGCTGTTCACCTGCATTTCGGTTACCGGCAATGCGGTGTTTCTGTCCGGCGACTCGGCCCTGTCTTACCAAGTCAGCACCGGTGGGGCCATTGCCATCAATGGGGTCAAAAGCAATGTCTACGGCTCTACCGCCGTGCGCTCGGCGCTCACGTCGCTCATCCAGCAGACAAGCCCCCAAGTGCTGGAGAACGAATACAACCGCGTCACCACCCGCGCCGTCACGGCCGAATCGCAGATCACCAGCGGCCTGGCGGGCGTGACGCTGGCCACCGCCTTCCCCACCAACAACTCGCTGGCCGACCAGCTCAAGATGGTGGCGCGCCTCATCGGTGCGCGCAGCACCCTGGGCAGCAAGCGCCAAGTCTTCATGGTGTCGCTGGGTGGGTTTGACCTGCACGACAACCTCATCTCGCAGCAGCCCACTCTGATGAAGCGCGTGAGCGAAGCCATGACCGCCTTCTACGACGCCACCGTGGAGCTGGGCGTAGCCGACAAGGTCACCGCCTTCACCGCATCTGACTTTGGCCGCACCTTGAACTCCAACGGTGACGGCTCTGACCACGGCTGGGGCAGCCACCACTTCATGGTGGGCGGCGCCGTCAAGGGCAAGGCGCTTTATGGCAAGGCACCGCCGGTGAGCAACACCAACAGCACCACCGACGCCGCCGACCAATGGCACGTAGGCCAAGGCCGCCTGCTGCCCAGCACCTCGGTAGACCAATACGCAGGCACGCTGGCCAAATGGTTTGGCGTGGCCAACACCGAACTGGCGGGTGTGCTGCCCAACCTCAGCCACTTTGGCGGGGCCGACTACCCCACCGACCTGGGATTCATGGCGGCCTGA